From Schistocerca cancellata isolate TAMUIC-IGC-003103 unplaced genomic scaffold, iqSchCanc2.1 HiC_scaffold_362, whole genome shotgun sequence, a single genomic window includes:
- the LOC126119051 gene encoding translation initiation factor IF-2-like: MNKLAHGGPYPGREADEAAIFALCKIQTAAALPHTRQQVLGVPPRAPPVTSHLLAVPAAAASAGVAPLVSTTQEVDVPPVAPLAPETQEEPVAALAVATEMEDVDLPDANLAEAIAESERRDTDPDAARAPRKRRAMTNDDSDTPSQTSDAARPRKKAPRASRTSTTESGTTIAGSSRSTAKQKPTKTTRRSTRPPAASRQPDEDGFVAPPRRHTARAAALQQPTPLPTANAFASASVDALDDGAAPPAPAQKKPFAAATKGGPSASTARPSAQAEGETQQPTAPSTASPVGVATPAPSQSARVAAPRRRRRRAGRATPAVAQRTAANTLPQQRTAPRAVPQPRSTADAPQQPSTSDRPQQAAPVVEAAPEAPTAPLAADAAELRSLLRSLSQLLEQLP; the protein is encoded by the exons ATGAATAAACTCGCCCATGGGGGCCCCTACCCTGGTCGAGAGGCCGACGAGGCGGCTATATTCGCCCTCTGTAAAATACAGACGGCAGCCGCTCTACCGCACACGAGGCAGCAGGTGTTGGGTGTGCCACCGAGAGCCCCGCCGGTTACATCGCATTTGCTTGCGGTCCCGGCGGCGGCGGCCTCGGCGGGAGTTGCGCCGCTGGTCTCGACCACTCAAGAGGTCGATGTGCCCCCGGTTGCCCCCCTGGCCCCCGAAACACAAGAAGAGCCCGTGGCTGCGCTAGCCGTGGCCACCGAGATGGAGGACGTCGATCTGCCCGACGCAAATCTGGCTGAGGCAATTGCCGAGTCAGAGCGTCGTGACACTGACCCTGACGCTGCCCGCGCGCCCAGAAAACGCCGGGCTATGACAAATGACGATTCTGACACTCCCTCACAGACATCTGACGCAGCGAGGCCGCGGAAGAAGGCCCCTAGGGCCTCCCGCACCTCCACCACAGAGTCTGGGACGACTATCGCGGGCTCCTCCCGGAGCACCGCCAAGCAGAAACCGACGAAGACAACGCGGCGGTCCACTCGTCCCCCTGCCGCCTCCCGGCAGCCGGACGAGGACGGTTTTGTTGCCCCACCCCGGCGGCACACTGCCAGGGCTGCTGCGCTGCAGCAACCGACCCCGCTGCCGACCGCCAACGCGTTTGCGAGCGCCAGCGTAGATGCATTGGACGATGGCGCCGCGCCCCCGGCGCCTGCCCAAAAGAAGCC CTTTGCTGCCGCCACCAAGGGCGGCCCGTCAGCCTCCACCGCCCGACCTTCGGCGCAGGCGGAGGGCGAGACGCAGCAACCGACCGCGCCGTCCACGGCTTCGCCCGTGGGGGTGGCAACCCCTGCGCCCTCGCAGAGCGCGCGAGTTGCCGCCCCGCGCAGGCGTCGTCGGCGCGCGGGCCGGGCCACACCTGCCGTTGCGCAACGGACTGCCGCCAACACTCTGCCGCAGCAGAGGACGGCACCTCGTGCTGTGCCGCAACCGAGATCGACTGCTGATGCTCCACAGCAGCCGTCTACTTCGGATCGGCCGCAACAGGCCGCCCCAGTGGTGGAGGCCGCCCCAGAGGCCCCCACCGCCCCCTTGGCCGCCGACGCAGCCGAGCTCCGATCGCTCTTGCGGTCGTTGAGTCAGCTGCTCGAGCAACTCCCG